TAAAGACTTACTTGACCATCATGAACGGAAACGGCTTCGAAGACGTCGAAGACAAGGATGGTAAGTCCCGCTGCCCATCTTGACGACCGGCGCTGACGACTGgcatcctcctctctctgctcttctattccttcccctttcaGGCGTCAGGTTCTCGTGGAACGTCTGGCCATCGAGTCGTATCGAAGCTACGCGTACTGTGGTGCCCATCTCCGCCCTCTATACTCCCCTGAAAGAGAGGGACGACCTGCCTCCTGTGCTGTATGAGCCCGTCACTTGTAAAGGATCATGTAAGGCTATCTTGAACCCTTACTGGTAAGTACTCATATCTTAGATCACTTCCCTTCAGCTGCAAAGTCTTcgcctcttcatccccaaTCGTCACATTGTATAGTTGTGTCAGCATGAGATCATACCTGACATCCCCAACCTTAGCCAAGTCGACGTCCGAGGCAAGATGTGGATCTGTCCATTCTGTCTCCAACGAAACCCCTTCCCTCCACACTACCACCAAGATCTCTCACCTAACAACTTACCTCCCGAGCTCCTTCCCAAATTCACGACTATCGAGTACACCCTCTCTCGACCTGCTCAGATCCCgcccatcttcctctacGTGGTCGACACCTgtgtcgatgaggatgagttAAAGGCCCTCAGAGAGACTTTGGTCGTCAGTCTGAGTTTGTTGCCTCCAAACGCTCTTGTCGGTTTGATCACTTTTGGGACTATGGTGGGTATAGCTTCCAGTCCTCTCTTTTCGTTTCGCGATTTCAGCTGACGCTCGGTTCTCCAGGCAATGGTCCACGAACTCGCATATGCCGACTGTCCAAAGGCCTACGTCTTCCGAGGATCGAAGGATTACCAACCCAAGCAGATCGCTGACATGCTTGGTCTTAACCCTTCCAACCGTCCCATCCAACCCATGCGTCCAGGCCAACCCTTACCGGCACCTGCTGCGTCCAAGTTCCTCATGCCAGTTCAGGCGTGTGAGTTCCAGCTCACCAATATCCTCGAACAACTCCAGAGAGATCCCTGGCCCGTGGATCAGGACAAAAGACCATTGAGATGTACCGGTGTCGCTTTGGGTGTAGCTGTTTCCCTTCTCGAGGTCAGTTATAAGATTCTAGCCAAATGAGCTTGGACGACGCTGATACGCCGTATAGTCTGCCTTCCCCAACACTGGCGCCAGAATCATGCTCTTCGCGGGTGGTCCCGCTACCGATGGCCCTGGTCTTGTTGTCGGACCTGAGCTGAGAGAGCCTATCCGATCGCACCACGACATTGACCGAGACAGCGTCAAGCACTTCAAGAGGGCTACCAAGGTCTGTGACCATCGTACTTTGCGTTTCAAGATGACTTAACTGACAGATCAATCATCACTGCAGTATTACGAGGGCCTTTCAAAGCGTGCATCGACCAATGGTCACGCCATCGACATCTACGCGGGATGTTTGGATCAAGTCGGTCTTCTTGAGATGAAGTCACTCACAAACGCCACGAACGGTTTCATGATCATCTCCGATTCATTCATGACCGCTATCTTCAAGCAGAGTTTCTTGCGAACTCTCGGAAAAGACGAGCAGGGATACCTGAAGATGGGTTTCAACGGAACATTCGACGTTTTGGTCAGTCATTCTTCTCCCGTGGTGCAATCTGGGACTTTTCCGCTGACTGTATCCTCAGACTACCAAAGAGCTCAAGATCTCAGGTGTCATCGGCCATGTCATATCTGCCAACAAAAAGTCACAGTGCGTCGGCGAAACCGAGATCGGTATAGGTCAGACGTCTGCTTGGAAGGTGTGCTCTCTCACGCCCAAGACATCTCTTGCTACGTATTTCGAAGTCGTCACTCCCGCTGGCCAACCTCTCGGACCCAACCAGTCAGGTCTCATTCAATTTGTTACCCACTACCAACACTCTTCCGGTCAGTATCGACTTCGAGTCACCACCGTGTCCCGTACTTTCCAGGAGGGCGGTCACCCATCTATTGCGGCATCGTTCGACCAAGAAGCCGCTGCGGTTCTCATGGCTCGTATCGCTGTCTTCAAGGCCGAGATCGACGACAGTCCAGACGTGCTTCGATGGTTGGATCGAATGCTCATCCGACTATGTCAGAAGTTCGCGGATTACAGAAAGGAAGACCCGACGAGCTTCCAACTCAGTCCAAACTTCTCCATCTACCCTCAATTCATGTTCCACCTGCGACGAAGTCAATTCTTGCAGGTCTTCAACAATTCGCCCGATGAGACTGCTTTCTACCGGTGAGCGAGCTGTCTTGATCCTATAGGACACAAGCTAATCAATGATCAGACACGTATTGAACGACGCGGACGTGAACAACTCGCTCATCATGATACAACCCACCCTCATGTCTTATGGCTTCGACTCGGAACCTCATCCCGTTCTCCTCGATTCCGTGTCGATTCGACCGGAtgtcatccttctcctcgacactttcttccacatcctcatcttccacgGAGAGACTGTTGCTCAATGGCGAAAAGCCAACTatcaagagcaagaagactATGCCAATTTCAAAGAACTCCTCGAGGCGCCCGTTGTCGATGCTCAGGAGTTGTTGGAGGACCGAAACCCAATCCCACGATATATCGTTTGcgatcaaggtggaagtCAAGCGAGATTCTTGCTCAGCAAGCTCAACCCTTCGACAACGCACATGTCTGGTAACAACTATGGTGCGGGACCTTCCAATGGTCAAGCGATCTTCACGGACGATGTCAGTTTGCAAGTGTTTATGGAGCATCTCAAAAgactggtgagtgtgaaCGGCGTCAAGGCGATGAATAGTGGCTGACTTGCTCTATAGGCTGTTGGTGCTTCGACCAGCTAGAACTGAAGGTTATTTTTTAGTCGTGTTCTGCGTAATGGAGTATGTTATGATACTGGTGCATTCCCGATAGCAGCTCGTCGGATTGCGGAAACGGTGTGGTTCGTGGTCTACAAGTGAATTGCCAaactcaagctcaagcacGAGGCTGGTCTTGACTGATACTCTCCTCCGCTGCCGAAGCTCTATTTTCCAACTCTTTCgttctcccttcttcctccactgcCACTTCCGGTGTCAATCCCGACCCGCCGCCATGTAAAGCCGACATCCCTTCCCACCATTTCCTCCTCGCATCCATTATCAGAGCCTGTTTCTTCTCACCGTTCAAAGCCTGATATCGTCTGGAGAATCTCGCGAAATCCTGATTCGTCAATCGATCGCTGGATTCTGTCGGTTGGACGTTTGgtgagaaagaggggatACGGGGTCTTGATGGAGATGTTCGAGAGAAGGGGTTGTAGAAGATCTGGTGGTTCTGTTCTGATTCGTCACGGGTAGCAACGTATGGCCGAAGCTGGACATGAGAAAGGGATAAAGCAGCCAGATCAGCAACGACGTCGTTCTGTTTTCTTCGGCATGTCACCTTGAGCCAGAGCCATCTATGTCTTTGACACAGTGATCGGGAAGACTGCAGTCTTTCGAAGAACTCATTGACATCGAGATAGAACACGTCGACCCACCTCTGTTTCTTCGAGCACCTTCGCACCGGGTCCGACGAAGACTCGTACTTTGTCATCGAGTATTCTATACTTCGACTTCCCCTTCACGACATGCACACCAGGTGGTCCTGTTCGATGCCCACCTCCTGGAACTCGTGACTGACCAGTACCTATTCGAAGACTGCATGTCAGTACTGGGACGTGACGATCCAAAGTATGGTATGGCAGTCAAGGAGAAGTAAGGGGTTTGCAGGATCGGATTCGAGCAGAGACTCGGAAGGATTGGAGGGCGGATAACACGACAACATACCCTTGTAATAGTCTTTGTTCCCTCGTTTCGACGTCagggagagacgagaa
The Kwoniella newhampshirensis strain CBS 13917 chromosome 1, whole genome shotgun sequence DNA segment above includes these coding regions:
- a CDS encoding protein transporter SEC23; protein product: MNGNGFEDVEDKDGVRFSWNVWPSSRIEATRTVVPISALYTPLKERDDLPPVLYEPVTCKGSCKAILNPYCQVDVRGKMWICPFCLQRNPFPPHYHQDLSPNNLPPELLPKFTTIEYTLSRPAQIPPIFLYVVDTCVDEDELKALRETLVVSLSLLPPNALVGLITFGTMAMVHELAYADCPKAYVFRGSKDYQPKQIADMLGLNPSNRPIQPMRPGQPLPAPAASKFLMPVQACEFQLTNILEQLQRDPWPVDQDKRPLRCTGVALGVAVSLLESAFPNTGARIMLFAGGPATDGPGLVVGPELREPIRSHHDIDRDSVKHFKRATKYYEGLSKRASTNGHAIDIYAGCLDQVGLLEMKSLTNATNGFMIISDSFMTAIFKQSFLRTLGKDEQGYLKMGFNGTFDVLTTKELKISGVIGHVISANKKSQCVGETEIGIGQTSAWKVCSLTPKTSLATYFEVVTPAGQPLGPNQSGLIQFVTHYQHSSGQYRLRVTTVSRTFQEGGHPSIAASFDQEAAAVLMARIAVFKAEIDDSPDVLRWLDRMLIRLCQKFADYRKEDPTSFQLSPNFSIYPQFMFHLRRSQFLQVFNNSPDETAFYRHVLNDADVNNSLIMIQPTLMSYGFDSEPHPVLLDSVSIRPDVILLLDTFFHILIFHGETVAQWRKANYQEQEDYANFKELLEAPVVDAQELLEDRNPIPRYIVCDQGGSQARFLLSKLNPSTTHMSGNNYGAGPSNGQAIFTDDVSLQVFMEHLKRLAVGASTS
- a CDS encoding mitochondrial 54S ribosomal protein mL41; this encodes MRPTSLLSGASRLSLTSKRGNKDYYKGTGQSRVPGGGHRTGPPGVHVVKGKSKYRILDDKVRVFVGPGAKVLEETELRPYVATRDESEQNHQIFYNPFSRTSPSRPRIPSFSPNVQPTESSDRLTNQDFARFSRRYQALNGEKKQALIMDARRKWWEGMSALHGGGSGLTPEVAVEEEGRTKELENRASAAEESISQDQPRA